The following are from one region of the Streptomyces changanensis genome:
- a CDS encoding UbiA prenyltransferase family protein encodes MPGERAPLAARLKYALVIRRYEFLPVYVPLVLTPALLGARSWGEFASLDAVLALVYVISGLQVANMTNALADREQDRQLKSRQSDAVYGLGVPRVVAHIAVSTAVCAALALYLTVRAQQWGMLLPALAAGLIGFQYSLPPLHLKSAGLWQLLALQNGCVFLPGLFVLWSFGHPLEWGSVVAVLGFALALTSLFVTSHGEDYLVDGRFGIRTYVRALGLVRAFRVQLAMLVAGGVLILVSVPATFGFSWGLLPFLAAWLVSIRFLDAVVRDVRRAPLHEAVADLHGKSLLGPYHSSLLSWATVVLAASVLIGR; translated from the coding sequence GTGCCCGGCGAGCGTGCCCCGCTGGCCGCGCGCCTGAAGTACGCGCTCGTCATCCGGCGCTACGAATTCCTCCCCGTCTATGTTCCGCTCGTCCTCACACCGGCCCTTCTGGGCGCGCGTTCCTGGGGGGAATTCGCGTCGCTCGACGCGGTGCTCGCCCTGGTCTACGTCATCTCCGGCCTCCAGGTCGCGAACATGACGAACGCCCTGGCCGACCGCGAGCAGGACAGACAGCTGAAGTCGCGGCAGTCGGACGCCGTGTACGGGCTGGGCGTGCCGCGCGTCGTGGCGCACATCGCCGTGTCGACGGCCGTCTGCGCGGCCCTCGCCCTCTACCTCACCGTGCGGGCCCAGCAGTGGGGGATGCTGCTGCCGGCGCTCGCCGCCGGGCTCATCGGCTTCCAGTACTCCCTGCCGCCGCTGCACCTCAAGAGCGCCGGGCTGTGGCAGCTGCTCGCGTTGCAGAACGGCTGCGTGTTCCTGCCGGGCCTGTTCGTGCTGTGGTCCTTCGGCCATCCGCTGGAGTGGGGGTCGGTCGTCGCCGTCCTCGGCTTCGCACTGGCCCTGACCTCCCTCTTCGTCACCAGCCACGGCGAGGACTACCTCGTGGACGGGCGCTTCGGCATCCGCACCTACGTGCGCGCCCTGGGGCTGGTCCGGGCGTTCCGGGTGCAGCTGGCGATGCTCGTCGCGGGCGGGGTGCTGATCCTCGTCTCCGTGCCGGCGACGTTCGGCTTCTCGTGGGGGCTGCTGCCGTTCCTCGCCGCCTGGCTGGTGAGCATCCGGTTCCTCGACGCCGTCGTGCGCGACGTGCGCCGGGCGCCGCTCCACGAGGCCGTCGCCGACCTGCACGGGAAGTCGCTCCTCGGGCCGTACCACTCCTCCCTGCTCAGCTGGGCGACGGTGGTGCTCGCCGCCTCCGTCCTGATCGGACGGTGA